The following are from one region of the Candidatus Neomarinimicrobiota bacterium genome:
- a CDS encoding tyrosine-type recombinase/integrase: MEGGRRGKHISTRTVRATFKHLCLKTGIKEYVTVHSLKHSFATHLLESGVYLRYIQDMGEHKSSKTTEIYTHVSEVSIVRIKSPLDDIVERGNMITSRWIYMRSIADITLNQDNIRNADINELGDILLREE, encoded by the coding sequence TTGGAGGGTGGAAGGAGGGGAAAACACATTTCTACAAGAACGGTTCGGGCAACATTCAAGCATTTATGCCTTAAGACGGGAATAAAGGAATATGTAACAGTTCATTCACTAAAACATAGTTTTGCGACACATCTTTTGGAGAGTGGCGTGTACTTAAGGTATATTCAGGATATGGGTGAACATAAGAGCAGTAAAACTACTGAAATTTATACACATGTGAGTGAGGTTAGCATAGTGAGGATAAAAAGTCCACTTGATGATATTGTGGAGAGAGGAAATATGATCACGTCTAGATGGATTTATATGCGCAGTATTGCGGATATAACACTAAATCAAGATAATATCCGCAATGCGGATATAAATGAGTTAGGCGACATTTTGCTTAGGGAGGAATAG
- a CDS encoding ThaI family type II restriction endonuclease, producing MSSRLIEIFEDVRLVNRIKNKLPYLFQLAELESSRAGKIGMEVGSLRERIIIALLIYKFGEANVETEIPITEPEVDVKLFGEPFSIKTITGKGFSGVKLIWTVDAQKAKEFRETYYPHCDIILIQINWGSVGGFYYI from the coding sequence ATGTCAAGTAGATTAATAGAAATATTTGAGGATGTAAGACTCGTAAACAGGATTAAAAATAAGCTGCCGTATTTATTTCAGCTTGCAGAGCTAGAGAGTTCAAGAGCTGGAAAAATCGGGATGGAAGTTGGCTCTCTTCGTGAAAGAATCATCATTGCTTTGCTTATCTATAAATTTGGAGAGGCGAATGTAGAAACTGAAATTCCAATTACGGAACCAGAAGTTGATGTAAAATTATTTGGTGAACCTTTCTCCATAAAAACAATTACAGGAAAAGGATTTAGTGGAGTTAAACTCATATGGACAGTTGATGCACAAAAGGCAAAGGAGTTTAGAGAAACTTATTATCCACACTGCGATATTATACTAATTCAAATTAACTGGGGAAGTGTAGGAGGGTTTTATTACATT